The Mangrovibacterium diazotrophicum DNA window CGAACCCAGAAATAGTTCATGTGCTCAATCTGGCGTTCAACCCATTCGTCTGATGACAGAACATCTAATTTTTTGGCCGTTTCGTTCCAACCCACATAAGTATTAAATGAAATTTGAGGGCGACCAGTTTTCCCTTTTTTTGTTGTGATGATCACAACCCCGTTTGATCCGCGAGAACCGTATATTGAAGCAGCAGCAGCATCTTTCAAAACCTGGATTGACTCAATATCATTCGGGTTCAAGTTAGTCAGCGGGTTACCATTGGAGAAACCACCGCTTGATGATTGTGGCGAAACTTCCAGCGGGAATCCGTCGACAACGTACAAGGGTTCGTTATTCGCAGAGATTGAGCCGGTACCTCGAACCTGAATACTGAAGCCTTGTCCCGGCAGACCGCTGGTTTGTTGAACACGCACACCGGCCATCTGGCCAATCAAAGCCTGGTCAACTTTATTCACCGGGCGCTCATTCAATTTTTCAGCGTCCATGGTGGCAATTGAGCTGATGATGTCGCTTTTCTTCTGCGTACCGTAGCCCACAACAACTACCTCGTCGATACCCAGGGTTTCTTCTTCCAAAACAACATCAATATTAGCTTGGCCGGCAACTGCAATTTCTTTCACTTGCATACCCACAAAACTGAAAACCAAAGTTGCACCGGTCGGAACTTCGATTGCGTAGTTTCCATCAAAGTCGGTAATGGTACCGTTGGTTGTTCCTTTTTCAACCACCGTCACACCAGGGAGGGGCGCGCCTTGTTTGTCTTTAACATTACCCTTTACCGTTTTAGATTGTGCCACTTGGGTGTTACCGCCCGATGGTGTTAAAACAATTAAATTATTCTCCAGCACCTTGTAGGTGATGGAAGAGTTCGCGAATATCTGATCCAGGACTTCTTCGACATCTGCGTTTTCGGTGTTCACCGTAACGGTCCGATTCAGGTCGGTAAATTCATCGTTGTATAGAAAGTGAAACTGACTTTGTTCCTCAATTTCGATCAGTACATCCTTGATTGTCTTTTCGTTAAGCTTAAGTTTAAATTTGGTGGCCTGCGAGTAGGAACTCGCGCTTACATGAAAGACGATAAGGAAAGTAAATAGCGTCGTTAGTTTCATGATTAAGAATAGTTTTTTCATTCCGGACGCAAAGAGCCAACCGGAATAATCCAGATTTTTTTTCATAATTTAGCATTGTTAATTAGTTAAACAACTTCATTGAGGGGAACCGCCAAGAACGCCTCAAGTGGTTTGGTTAAGAATTTTAACGAATGGGAGAGCGATCTCCCATTTTTGTTTTGGTTATTTCATAGAGTGACTATTTTTTAATTAGTGGTTCATACTCGCGTTTAAGTTTCTCGTTGATCGTTAGGATTACCTTATTCTCGTTTATGGTATAGTTCAAAGGAATAGTCAGCTGCACTGCCTGTAACAACTGTCCGAGTGTTTGTTGCTCAATGGATCCGGAAATTTTATACGATTTTAGTCGTTCGTCTGCGATGGTAATTTTCACGTCATAACGACGTTCCAGTGTTTTAGCAAAATCCAGCATATTTTCTCGTTCAAATATCCAGCGTTTGCCTCTCCACGACGTGTATAGCTCGGTGTTAACGTTATCTGCAATTTTATACGACATATTGTTGTTTAACGAGCTTCCCAAATTGATGGTTATCTTTTGGTTGGGTTGAAGAACTACATGGTCACCAAACTCCGATACATCAACTTTTCCTTCAACCAGGGTCGTCTCCAGTAAGTTCTCGTCGGCGTAGGCTTTTACGTTAAAGGCGGTACCAACAGCTTTAACCTTTACATCACCGGCTTTAACAACAAAGGGGAGATCTGTATTTTTTGCAACCTCAAAATATCCTTCACCGGTAAGCTGAATGTCGCGGTCTTTTGAGTTGAAGGTGCTGCTGTAAGTCAATTTACTGCCGGCGTTCAACCATACTTTGGTACCATCGCCAAGATTCATGTTCAACTTGGCACCATAGGGAGCCTCAATTTCGTAATGAGCGACTTCTGACTGAAAGCCTAGTTGTCCTCTGTTGCTCATCCAAACGGCACCCAGTAAAAAGGCCAAAACAAATACGGCCGCAATTTTTATCCACTCGGGAATTCTTTTGATTGGAATGGTTTTCGATTTTTGAGCTGGAGAATTTTGAATCCGGTTTTGGAGTGCGGAGTAACGCTGTTCGATGTTTAGATGTTTGGAGTCGGCCAATTGGCCTGCTGCAAACCAAGCGTCGCGAATCTCTTCGTAGTGCTTGAAGTTCTCGGGATCAGTATCGATCCAGGCTTCAACTTGAGAAACTTCGTCTTTTGAAGCTTCACCCTGCAGACATTTTAAAATAAGCTCATCCATCCAACTGTGAATTTTGGGGCGTTACAGAGGAGTGACAACTTTGTGGTCAAAAGAGGTGACAAAAATTTTTCAGTTTTTGAAGAAAAGAACGACGAGCAGGTGTTTGAGATCTTTTTGAAGTCGGGTTAAAGCTCTCAATAATTGTGTTTTAACGGTGTTGACTGAGACCTCCAGAATTTCAGCAATTTCTTTGTTTTTTTTCCCTTCAAGCCGGCTCATTACAAAGATTTGGCGACACTGATCCGGTAGTTTCTCGATCGAATTTTGCAGTTTGATCTCGTATTCTTTTTCGATCAGGGTTGAAAGGGGGAAGCTGTTGTTCGCTTTTTCAATTTCCTCAAATGCCTGGTGGGTTTGATAAAGGAGAAACTTATCTTCAACCTTTTTATGTTTGAGGTGATTCAGGGAGTTGTTGTAAACAGTTCGGTAAAAATAGGCAGCTGGTGAAGTTTGGACGACAATTTGATCCCGTTTTTCCCAAACCCGAAAAAACAGTTCTTCCACGATCTCTTCGGCGGCAAGACTGTCCTTCAAAAGATCGTAGCAATAGTTATACAAGCGCCCGTAATATTTCTTGAAGAAATACTCAAAAGCACCCTCGTCGCCACGACTCATTTTACGAAAGATTTCAATTTCGTTTGTGGTCATTCAATCGGGATCGTTACACTGACGTTTATACTTAACCTATCTAGAGTCGATAAGATTTAACAATAAAAGTAAAATCTGTGTTGCACGTAAATGTATTGGTTTATCCTCTCTCGAGCAAATGTCTGAAGCGTTTAATCTGCTCGGGCGAGCCCAGAACAAACAATTGGTCGCCGCGGCTCAGTGTTAATTCCGACGAAGGGTTGAAGATGTACTTGGCTCCGCTGATCTTGATTCCGACGATATTGATTCCGGAAATGTCCTTGCTGCGAAGTTCTTCGATGGAGTGATTGACAAAGCAATCGGCCATGTTTGTGCAGCTGATTTCTTCCAGACTTACATCTTTACTGTGTTGAAGGAGAATGTATTCGAGGAATTCGACGACATCGGGCTGTGTAATCAGTTTCGCCATTCGCTGGCCGCCAATGCGTTCGGGCATGATCACGTTCGTAACCCCGGCCCGTTTGAGTTTCGATACCGATTCCATCTCGCTTGCACGGCTGACGATCTTCAGGCTCGGGTTCATACTGCGCGCCGTTAGTGCTACAAAAACATTGTCGGCGTCGTTTGGCGTGGTTGCAATTAATGCACGGGCGTGATCAACACCGGCTTGCTTTAGCACATCCTCATGGGTGGCGTCTCCCCGAATGTACAACAACTCTTCATTATCGCGAATTCGACTGATCACGTTGTCGCGCTTGTCGATGATGACAAACTCAATTCCGTAATCCATTAATTCCATGGCTACTTGTTCACCGTTTCGGCCGAACCCGATGATGATGACATGGTCTTTCAATTTTTGAATTTTCTTGTCCACCCGATATGTTTTTAAGTAGTTAACTAATTCGCCATCAAAAACAAAGCGTGCCAGGTTGGAGCCCACATAGGCCAAACTTCCCAGGCTGGTAATAATCAACCCTGATGTGAAAATCTTACCAATGTCGCTAAGCGGATGTACTTCGCTGAACCCAACCGTAGAGATGGTGATGATGGTCATGAAAAAGGCATCGATCAGCGAATATTTTTCGATATACATGTAGGCCAAAGTCCCAATGGAGAGCATCGAAAAAAGCAGCAGAACACCAACACGGAGGGTTCTGTTGGAAACATCCTGAAATTTATTCGTCGACTGGCTCATGCTTTTCGTGGTTGCTGTGATGGATCAACTTCATTCCTACAGGGCAATTTAAGCATTTTTTGGCATTGCAATAATTATTCTTCAGCTGAATCAGCGCCTGTGTGTCGAAGGCGGATCGCGCCGCAATCCCCAAGCCGGCCCAGTTGGCGATTATTGAATTGGTTTCAGCAGGTATCTGTTCCAGGTAGTTTAGTGCCAAATCCTTCAAAGGTTGCTTTTTATGGTATTCACCGTAGACAAAAAGGAATGGTACCAACGTATTAATCACTAGGTTGAAGAAAGCCGAGTCACCAAGGTGCTTAGCTTGCTTTTTTGATAGCTTGTTGAATTTAAAATGGCTTTCCCAATAGGAAGAGGCTTCGATTTGAAAGAGCTTTTTAACGTCGCTTAATTTCTCCGTTTCGATGATATGGGAAAATAAAGCCGTCGATTGGTGAACGAGCATAGCGAATTGAGCAATCCGCACGGTTGGGAAGTTGACCGGTCTCAGGCGCAGGAATTTCCACAAATGTCCTTCAATGGGTTTCAGCTTGTATTTTTTATAAAGGAAAGAGAATTCCTGGCGCAAAGCCAGAAAATAGTCATCGCCAACCAATTCTTCGTTCAGTAAACCGGCTGTGCCGTAGAGCAGTGCTTCCAGCTGAAACAGGTCGTTTTTGTGTTTCCCCAGAATGGATAGTGGTAGTACTTTTGCCAGCAGTTCGAACGGTACAGCATTTGTTTTGAAACCGAAGTTTCGCGCCAGAAATTGGTAGAAAGTTTCATTCCAGTCGTTGTTGTTTTGTTGCAGCCGCTCGGTGATTTCCGCTGTTTTTTGTTGCAGCCGCTCTACCATTAGCGCGTGATACCAGATTTGCAATGTAATCGATGGAACACGATGAATAGAATCTGCACAGGGAATCCAGCTGGTCGATTTCTGAAGTTTTAGGTAGTTGTGTTCCAGTATTTCGTCGTAGTTCAGGCAGGCACATTCAATGTGTTCGCCTTTTGAATTTTGAATTGCGGTGTCGTCTTCTTTTACCACATGAAGAATAACATTGTCGTAGGCGCCGTCTTTCTCGTGCTTGTGTTTGATCCAATCGCTGGATCGCCAATGAATCTCCACATTTCCAGCCCAGGTTGTTTCGCCGATTTTTAGTCGGGCATTGAAAAAGTCCGGTCCGGCATCGGTATTCTGAAAGCCAGGTGAAATGACTTTGATTGGTTGTCCCGAGCTGGTTTGAAATGGATCCTCGTTAAAAAGACGGTGTTTCCACAAAAATTGAAGGAAGAACTCGTTCATAGGTTTTGGCTTGATCAGGTTAACTAAAATAAGAAAAATATCACTTGACAACCAGCTGTTTGTGAGCATTGTGCTCATTCGTTGAGGTGAATTTGGCTGCTTCGCGATTTCGGAAAATCTGTTTTAATCGTAAACCGCCCATTTCGCTACAAATTCAAGCTTTTTGATGTAGCTTTTTCAGTGTTTTTTCACGTATATATTTAATGTAAGGCTGGATGTATTTTCGGATAGAACCGACTAACTTTAATAGAGAACCTAAAGCTTGTGATGAATTTGAGTAAATTAAATATCACGCGAATTGTCGTAGTTGTGTTCTTTTTCGCAATTGCTGTTTCGATCGCTTCGGCGACCATCGGAAGAGAAATATACGGGGCAACGAAGGTGAGTTTGCTGTCGTTTGGGATTATCAACTTCTCGGGCTATCTCTTCTTTTTGATTATGCCGGTTGAGTTGGCTTTTATTTACTACCTTCACTCGCATCTCAGTCTTTTTCTGCTGAATATTATTGCAATTGTAACGGCCCTAGGGGCGCAGCTCATTGATTACTGTATTGGTCGCTGGCTGAGTGCGTCGTTTATCGACAAGCTGGTGGGGCGTCACCGGTACGAAAAAGCGGAGGAGGAAATTCGTGCGTATGGTAATATTGCTATTTTCCTTTTCAACTTATTACCGCTTTCATCGCCTATTATTCTGTTGGCTGCCGGTATGCTGAAACATCCGATCCGGCAGGCCATTTTTTACAGCCTGCTTGGGCTGGTTGCTAAATACCTGTTTATCTCGATCATCTTCTTTTAGAAAAACAAAGCCCGAAGCTCTTGCGAACTCCGGGCCGGATTATGATTGATTATAAACATTTGTAGGTGCGGACAAGTCGTCCTATTTATCTTTACAGCAAATCTGCTTCCAGTAGCAATTCTTCCATATCAACTTGCACATCCATAGCAGCCATTCTCGCTTTCTCAGCAAAATCCTCGTCGTTTGAAGCGTAAATGATAGCACGGGAAGAGTTCACCAACAATCCGCAATGATCGTTCATACCGTATTTAGCCACCTCTTCCAGGCTGCCGCCTTGCGCTCCAACACCCGGAACCAACAGGAAGTGATCCGGAACCAGCTCGCGGATGCCTTCCAGGTTTTCAGCCTTGGTGGCGCCAACCACGTACATCATGTTGTCGGTTGTACCCCAGGTTTGCGATGTTTTCAGCACCGACTCGTACAGCTGGTCGCCGCTTTCCTCATCTTTCAGGAATTGAAAATCGAAAGCACCCTTGTTTGACGTCAAAGCCAATAAAATCACCCAGCGATCCAGGTAAGTCATGAATGGTTTTACTGAATCTTCACCCATGTAAGGTGCAACAGTTACGGCATCAAAATCCATGTGATCGAAGAACGCACGAGCGTACAAATTCGATGTGTTGCCAATATCGCCGCGTTTGGCATCGGCAATAATGAATTGCTCCGGGTATTTCTCGCGAATGTAGTTCACGGTTTTTTCCAAAGCCACCCAGCCGGCAACGCCCAGGCTTTCGTAAAAAGCCAGGTTTGGTTTGTATGCCACACACAAATCCTGTGTTGCGTCGATGATTTCTTTGTTGAAAGCGAAAATCGGGTCTGAAGTATCTTTCAGGTGAGCTGGGATCTTCAGAATATCGGTGTCTAGTCCAATGCACAGGAAACTGCGCTTGGCTTTGATCTGTTCAAAAAGTTGTTCTTTGTTCATTTTATATCGTCGTTATAAAGTGAGGGCCTCACTCGATAAATTTAAATTTCAGCCTCTTTCAAACGCTCTGCGTTTTCTTCGAGCATCAGTTTTTCGATGATCTCGTCGATATCGCCGTTGATGATCGCCTGCAGGTTGTAAAGTGTCAGGTTGATACGGTGATCGGTTACGCGTCCCTGTGGCCAGTTGTAGGTACGGATTTTGGCAGAACGGTCACCCGTTGATACCATGGTTTTCCGTTTCGAAGCAATCTCGTCCAAATACTTCTGGTGTTCCATATTGTAGATACGGGTACGCAGTTCGATCATCGCTTTATCGAGGTTTTTCAACTTCGATTTCTGATCCTGGCACTGTACCACGATACCGGTCGGAATGTGTGTCAAACGAATGGCGGAGTATGTGGTGTTCACCGACTGTCCTCCGGGACCTGACGAACAGAACTCGTCGCGACGGATATCTTCATTGCGCAGTTCGATGTCGAACTCTTCTGCTTCAGGCAACACGGCTACCGATGCCGCAGAAGTGTGCACACGTCCCTGTGTTTCGGTTTGAGGCACGCGCTGAACACGGTGCACGCCCGATTCGTATTTCATGATTCCGTATACATTCTCTCCGGTGATGGTAGCAACAATCTCTTTGTAGCCGCCAGATGTACCCTCGCTCACCGAGCTTACTTCCAAGCGCCAGCCTTTTCGTTCGGCGTATTTTGAATACATTTTGAAAAGGTCACCGGCGAAAATTGAGGCTTCGTCGCCACCAGTACCGGCACGGATTTCGAGAATGGCATTCTTGGCGTCTTCCGGATCGGCAGGTACCAGTAATAACTTAATTTCTTGTTCTTTGCCCGGAATTGCGTCTTCGCTTTGTTCAATCTCTTCTTTGGCCATTTCGCGAATATCCGGGTCGCTCTCCTCAGCCAACATTTGTTTGCCTGATTCAATATTTTCAATCAGGTTTTTATAATCTTTAAAAGCTTGCACCAAAGCTTCCAGGCGACGATACTCCTGGTTCAGCTTCACGTAGCGTTTCATGTCGCTCATCGTTGCCGGGTCAGTAATTTGCTGGCCAACCTCGTCGAAGCGGTGCTGAATGCTTTCGTATTTTTCTAATAATGAATAATCTGCCATATAATCAGTTCCAAGTTAACAGTTTAAAGTTCCAAGTTTCGAGTTCCAAGTTTCGGTTACTCACGACTCATGTCTCAATACTCTAATACTCGAATGTTCCGAATTCGGATGTAATGGTGAGTTTTTTGCCTTCGTGAGCTTCAACCCGACCAACAACCTGCGCGTCGATATTGAATGATTTTGAGATTTCGATAATCGCATCAGCCAATTCAGGCTTCACATAGATCTCCATGCGGTGTCCCATGTTGAAGACTTTGTACATTTCAGCCCATTCGGTTTTCGATTCTTCCTGAATTAATTTAAACAGCGGAGGAACCGGGAACAGGTTGTCTTTAATCACATGTACGCCGTCAACAAAGTGCAGCACTTTTGTTTGCGCGCCACCCGAGCAGTGCACCATTCCGTGGATTTCGGAGCGGTGAGCATCCAGAATTTTTTTAATAACCGGAGCATAAGTACGCGTTGCAGAAAGCACCAGTTTACCGGCATCGATGCCCAAACCTTCGATAGCATCGGTCAGTTTTTTCGTTCCCGAATAAACCAGTTCTGCCGGAACTTCGGCATCAAAGCTTTCCGGATATTTAGTTGCCAGGTAGTTGGCAAATACATCGTGACGAGCCGAAGTCAGACCATTGCTGCCCATGCCTCCGTTGTATTCTTTTTCGTAAGTTGCCTGGCCAAATGAAGCCAATCCAACAATGACATCACCTGCCTGGATGTTGTCGGCTGAAATCACATCCGAGCGTTTCATGCGGCAGGTCACCGTCGAGTCCACGATAATGGTCCGAACGACATCGCCCACATCAGCTGTTTCGCCGCCGGTAGGGTAAACACCAACGCCCATTTCCTGCAATTCGCGACAAAGTTCGTCGGTTCCATTAATGATCGCGGCGATCACTTCACCCGGAATTTTATTTTTGTTACGACCAATGGTTGACGACAGCAAAATGTTATCCACTGCTCCAACGCACAACAAGTCGTCGATATTCATGATCAACGCATCCTGAGCGATTCCCTTCCAAACCGAAATATCACCGGTTTCTTTCCAGTACATGTAAGCCAGGGAAGATTTGGTTCCGGCACCGTCGGCGTGCATAATGTTGCACCAGTCCGGATCGCCGCCCAACACGTCGGGAATAATTTTGCAAAACGCTTTCGGGAACAGTCCTTTATCGATGTTTTTGATGGCGTTGTGCACATCCTCTTTCGAAGCCGAAACGCCCCGTGCCATATACCTGCTGTCGCTCATAAAATTGGATTCTGAATTCGGGGCACAAAGTTAATATTTTTAGGGAAATATGCAGGTGTAAATATGCAGGGGCATCGATTGCTATTTGAAGAAAATGAGGAAACCTTTCTTCGAGCTCCGATGTTTACTACCTTTGTCGCACCCTCCAATAAAAACTGGTCGCTTCGAAATCGAAGGTTTTATATGAGCAAAACAACGCGCCAATTAGCCAACATCATTTCCGTAACACTCGGAATGCGTCTCTTCTCCATGTTAATTATCATCCCGTTTTTGTCGGTTTATGCCCTGAATTTAGAAGGTGGGGCGCCATGGCTGACGGGTTATGCACTCGGGATTTTCGGTCTAACGCAAGCTGTTTTGCAGATTCCGTTCGGCATGTTGAGCGACCGGATTGGTTACAAGAAAATGATGCTAGCCGGTTTGATCATGCTCATTGTGGGCCTGTTGACCGCTGCCTATGCCACCAGTATTTACTGGCTGATTTTCGCGCGCGCTTTGCAGGGGAGTGGTGCCATCGTTACGGTTGGCTATTCGTGGATTTCGTCGGCAGCCGGTGATGAAGAAAGGGATAAACAGTTAACTCGGCTGGGAGCAGTTTTGGGAACTTTCACCATGCTTTCTTATCTGATCGGTCCACTGGTTCACATTGTGCTTAGCGTGAGTCACATGTTTGTCTTTTCGGCTGTGTTGATTGCGATCTGCTTTGTGTGGGTGCTGTTGTTCACCAAACAGGTTGATCCGGAAGTTCGGAAATTGAAGAGCGCTGAGAAGGCAAAGCAGAAGTCGGTTTTTAATCGTCGTAATTTGATGATGGGACTCATGCTGACGACGAACAACCTGATGAGCATGGCCTTCTTTTTTATGCTTCCGATGTTACTAACCGGAGTGCTCGAAACAAACCGCATGTGGATGATTTTGACGCCCGCCATCCTTTGTTCTGTTCTCTTGCTGCCCGTATTTTCCAGGTTGAGTCAGAAAGGCAAGGGCAAAATTACGATTGGCTCGCTGTTTATTGTTGAAGGACTTGGATTTGGGCTGATGTACATCGGCAATATCGCCGGCATTGTTGCCGGAACGATTTTGCTAACCACCGGTACATTTGCTATTTCAACCATTGTGCCGATGCTCGCCAATCGCGGCATCGATAATCAGCAACGTGGCAAAGGAAACGGGATTATTGTCAGCTTGCAGTATGTCGGATCATTCCTGGGAGCGGCGCTAACGGGAACACTGTGGAACTTCTCTCCCGATTTCGCTTTTGTGTTTACCGGATTGGTTGCTCTTGGCGGAATGACGTTAGTTGCGACCTTCCCGAAAAACAAACAGGCTGAAGCGGCCACTGCTTAAGCCAAACACAAAAAAAAAGGATGCCATTTGCGGACATCCTTTCAGCTATATTTTTGATTCACCTTCAAAGTAAATATTGAAAAAGATCCGGTTTATCGTTGATGTATTCATGAATGAAACCGTGTTCTGTCATGCGTTGCACAAGGCCATCAAAGTCTTTTTTGTCGGTCAACTCAATGCCCACAAAAGCGGGGCCTTTCTCGCGGTTTGTCTTTTTTGAATAATCGAAATGGGTGATGTCGTCGTTGGGCCCCAAAACATTGTCGATAAAATCGCGCAGAGCTCCGGCCCGCTGAGGAAAACGGATGATGAAATAATGCTTCAATCCTTCGAACAGCAGTGAACGCTCCTTGATTTCTTCGGTACGGGTAATGTCGTTGTTGCTTCCGGAAACGATGCAAACCACATTTTTCCCTTTAATCTGATCAGCGTAATAATCGAGTGCTGCAATGGAAAGTGCTCCGGCAGGTTCTACCACAATGGCATCGCGGTTATAAAGCTCCAGAATCTTCGTACAAACACGTCCTTCTGGAACCAGCACGATGTCGTCAACCACCTCTTTGCAAATTTCGAAAGGCAGATCGCCGACTCGTTGCACGGCTGCTCCATCGACGAACTTATCGATGTTTTCCAGTTTCACAACCTCGCCTTTTTTCATCGATTCCGACATGGACGGTGCTCCGGCGGGTTCAACCCCGATAATTTTCGTATTTGGGCTGACTTGTTTGAAGTAACTTCCAACGCCGGCAATCAAACCACCACCACCAATTGGTACAAACAGGTAATCGATTTGGCAGGTTGAATCCTGGATGATTTCCAGCGCAACGGTTGCCTGACCTTCGATAATCAGCGGGTCGTCGAACGGGTGGATGAATGTTTGGCCATTTTCCTCGCAGTCCTTCAACGCTTCGGCACTTGCCTGGTCGTAGGTGTCTCCAAACAGAATGATTTCGACATTGTCGCGGCCGAACATTTGTGCCTGTTTAATCTTCTGCTTCGGTGTCGTCGTCGGCATATAAATTTTTGCCTTGATACCCAGCTTGTAGCTGGAGTAGGCTACACCTTGTGCATGGTTTCCGGCGCTGGCGCAAACAATTCCGTTTTGCAGCTGCTCAGGGCTCAGGCTTTTGATCTTGTTGAATGCCCCGCGGATTTTATACGAACGTACTTGTTGCAGGTCTTCGCGTTTCAGCATGACGCGCGCCTGAAACTGTTCCGACAAGTTCAGGTTGGCGGCCAGCGGCGTTCCGCTTAGAACTTCATTAATCGTCAGTTTGGCCCGGTTGATGGCCTGTAAACTTGGGAAATATTTTTTTGTCATTTGTACTCGGTTAAGAACATCATTTTGGAAAGGGATGGTTGTCCCAAATTGAATATTCGGGATAAGTCTGCAACCCGCTTAAAACATTACGTTATTTTTCCGTTTCCGGCGTAAATTTTTCGTGGTAGTCTGTAGAAAGAACACGGAACTCGGTTCTTCGGTTGATCGATTTCGCAATTTCCTGTTGCTCGGGTGTTAATCGGTTGATGAATTCTTCCGTCAACTCGTCATTCCGCTTCAGGAAATCGTACTGACGAGCCAACTCACGGGTGATCTTTTTCGGCCATGTTTCGCCATAACCTTTTGCCACCAATCGATCCGGATTGATACCCCGTTCAATAAGATAATCTACGGCTGCCTGTGCCCGCTTTTGTGATAAGTCGAAGTTGAACTTGTCGGAACCAACGTGGTCGGTGTGCGACATAAGCTCGATGGTGATCGTTGGGTTGGTTTCAAGAATTTGCACCACGCTGTCGAGCGAATGTTTTGAAGCTTCATTCAACTCCCAGGCACCAAAAGCGTAGCTGATGTTTTCAACCTTTATTGGCGCATCTGTCGGTGTGAGGTACAGGTTCACATGAAAATCTTTACTGTCGGTCAGCCCAATTGTGTTTTCGCGGATTTTGTCATTTAAATAGCCGTCGCGGTATGCTGCAAAAACGTACTCGGTTTCGGGATTCAGCTTGAGCTGAAATTTTCCGTCGGTTGCACGCATGCGCAGGTTGGTACCGTCGGTCGCAATCACACGAACGCGGGCCCCGTCGATGCGCTGTCCTGTTTCTTTATCGAAGATCTCGCCGGTTATCCGGTACACTTTGGGTGGAAGATAGAAGGAATAAATGTCGTCGCTTCTCGATCCTTTGCGATTGGAGGAAAACAGTCCGCGCGGATTTTCCTCATGAATGAAGGTCATTCCGAAGTCGTCGCCGGATGAATTAACCGGGACCTGCAGGTTTTCGATTGTCCATTTACCGTCTTCGTCCTTGGTCGCTTTAAAAATATCAAGTCCGCCCATACCAGGGTGGTAGTCCGACGAAAAATACAGGTTTCCTTCCCAGTCGACTGAAGGGAACATTTCGTCGCCGGGAGTATTAATTTCTTTGCCTAGATTGACCGGCTTGCCGAAAGTACTTCCTTCGCGGGTAGCCATCCAAATGTCGTATCCTCCATAACCGCCGGATTTGTTGGAAGTGAAATAAAGCGTGTTGCCGTCGGGCGAAAAAGCCGGGTGGGCAGCAACCAAACTGTCGGACGTCAACGGCAGTAAAACCGGTTCGGACCAATTACCACGAGACATGCGTGCCGCGAAAAGGCTCGCACCCAGATCTTTGGTTTTGTCGAAACGGCAACGGGTAAAAACCATCAGGTCGCCGTTTGGTGATATGGCCGGAGCCCCTTCATCTTCTTCGGTATTGATAATTCCGCTGTCGTCGATCAGCTCCGGCTCAGACCATTTCTGCTTTTGCAGCTGAAATTCCGAGCGGTACAAATCGCCAAAATGCTGGCCGGTGATCGCACTGGTGCGTTTCCCGCTGATGTCGCTTTCCCGCATCGATGATAAAATAAGTTCGTTGTCGCGGCCGGCGATAAAAGCAGGAGAGTAGTCGCTGAATTTGGAGCTCAGTTCTTTTACCGGAGCAACGATGTAGCGT harbors:
- the prfA gene encoding peptide chain release factor 1, yielding MADYSLLEKYESIQHRFDEVGQQITDPATMSDMKRYVKLNQEYRRLEALVQAFKDYKNLIENIESGKQMLAEESDPDIREMAKEEIEQSEDAIPGKEQEIKLLLVPADPEDAKNAILEIRAGTGGDEASIFAGDLFKMYSKYAERKGWRLEVSSVSEGTSGGYKEIVATITGENVYGIMKYESGVHRVQRVPQTETQGRVHTSAASVAVLPEAEEFDIELRNEDIRRDEFCSSGPGGQSVNTTYSAIRLTHIPTGIVVQCQDQKSKLKNLDKAMIELRTRIYNMEHQKYLDEIASKRKTMVSTGDRSAKIRTYNWPQGRVTDHRINLTLYNLQAIINGDIDEIIEKLMLEENAERLKEAEI
- a CDS encoding AIR synthase related protein, yielding MSDSRYMARGVSASKEDVHNAIKNIDKGLFPKAFCKIIPDVLGGDPDWCNIMHADGAGTKSSLAYMYWKETGDISVWKGIAQDALIMNIDDLLCVGAVDNILLSSTIGRNKNKIPGEVIAAIINGTDELCRELQEMGVGVYPTGGETADVGDVVRTIIVDSTVTCRMKRSDVISADNIQAGDVIVGLASFGQATYEKEYNGGMGSNGLTSARHDVFANYLATKYPESFDAEVPAELVYSGTKKLTDAIEGLGIDAGKLVLSATRTYAPVIKKILDAHRSEIHGMVHCSGGAQTKVLHFVDGVHVIKDNLFPVPPLFKLIQEESKTEWAEMYKVFNMGHRMEIYVKPELADAIIEISKSFNIDAQVVGRVEAHEGKKLTITSEFGTFEY
- a CDS encoding MFS transporter gives rise to the protein MSKTTRQLANIISVTLGMRLFSMLIIIPFLSVYALNLEGGAPWLTGYALGIFGLTQAVLQIPFGMLSDRIGYKKMMLAGLIMLIVGLLTAAYATSIYWLIFARALQGSGAIVTVGYSWISSAAGDEERDKQLTRLGAVLGTFTMLSYLIGPLVHIVLSVSHMFVFSAVLIAICFVWVLLFTKQVDPEVRKLKSAEKAKQKSVFNRRNLMMGLMLTTNNLMSMAFFFMLPMLLTGVLETNRMWMILTPAILCSVLLLPVFSRLSQKGKGKITIGSLFIVEGLGFGLMYIGNIAGIVAGTILLTTGTFAISTIVPMLANRGIDNQQRGKGNGIIVSLQYVGSFLGAALTGTLWNFSPDFAFVFTGLVALGGMTLVATFPKNKQAEAATA
- the ilvA gene encoding threonine ammonia-lyase, which codes for MTKKYFPSLQAINRAKLTINEVLSGTPLAANLNLSEQFQARVMLKREDLQQVRSYKIRGAFNKIKSLSPEQLQNGIVCASAGNHAQGVAYSSYKLGIKAKIYMPTTTPKQKIKQAQMFGRDNVEIILFGDTYDQASAEALKDCEENGQTFIHPFDDPLIIEGQATVALEIIQDSTCQIDYLFVPIGGGGLIAGVGSYFKQVSPNTKIIGVEPAGAPSMSESMKKGEVVKLENIDKFVDGAAVQRVGDLPFEICKEVVDDIVLVPEGRVCTKILELYNRDAIVVEPAGALSIAALDYYADQIKGKNVVCIVSGSNNDITRTEEIKERSLLFEGLKHYFIIRFPQRAGALRDFIDNVLGPNDDITHFDYSKKTNREKGPAFVGIELTDKKDFDGLVQRMTEHGFIHEYINDKPDLFQYLL